From one Paenibacillus terrae HPL-003 genomic stretch:
- a CDS encoding adenosylhomocysteinase → MTSHSLQNSIVHDLKLAPEGHLKIDWVEAHMPVLNRIRQQFEQEQPFKGLKVTICLHLEAKTAYLAKVVQAGGAEVTITGSNPLSTQDDVCAALVEDGVTVLAKYNPDPAEFKSLQIKALETKPDLIIDDGGDLVTLLQSERPDLISTIRGGAEETTTGIIRLKALEKEGQLHFPMVAVNDAYCKYLFDNRYGTGQSAFDGIIRTTNLVVAGSTVVVVGYGWCGKGVAMRAKGLGANVVVTEVDPIKAVEAHMDGFHVLPMVEAAKLGDFFITVTGNKAVITGEHFDVMKDGAVLCNAGHFDVEVSKPELAKRSESIRTVRRNIEEYRFKDGRKMYLLAEGRLVNLAAADGHPAEIMDTTFALQALGLKYVNDRYNELGKAVINVPYEIDEQVARFKLDSLGIKIDSLTEDQKVYLDSWNA, encoded by the coding sequence ATGACTTCCCATTCTTTGCAAAACAGCATCGTTCACGATCTTAAACTGGCACCTGAGGGTCATCTGAAAATTGATTGGGTGGAAGCCCATATGCCGGTATTGAACCGTATACGTCAACAGTTCGAGCAAGAGCAGCCTTTTAAGGGTCTGAAGGTAACCATCTGTCTGCATCTGGAGGCCAAAACGGCCTATCTGGCTAAAGTAGTACAGGCGGGCGGGGCTGAGGTTACAATTACGGGTAGTAATCCGTTGTCCACTCAGGATGATGTTTGCGCAGCATTGGTTGAAGATGGAGTTACGGTTTTGGCTAAATACAATCCGGACCCTGCTGAGTTTAAAAGCTTGCAAATTAAGGCGCTGGAAACGAAGCCGGACCTTATTATTGATGACGGGGGCGACCTGGTTACCCTCTTGCAATCCGAACGCCCTGATCTGATTTCTACTATCCGTGGTGGGGCGGAGGAAACGACTACTGGAATTATCCGCTTGAAGGCGCTCGAAAAAGAGGGTCAACTTCACTTCCCGATGGTGGCCGTTAATGATGCTTATTGCAAATATTTGTTCGACAATCGTTATGGTACTGGACAGTCAGCATTCGACGGTATTATTCGCACAACCAACCTGGTTGTGGCAGGCAGCACGGTCGTCGTGGTGGGTTATGGATGGTGTGGTAAAGGGGTTGCGATGCGTGCGAAAGGGCTGGGAGCCAACGTGGTCGTAACCGAAGTTGATCCAATCAAGGCAGTAGAAGCGCATATGGATGGTTTCCATGTGTTGCCGATGGTGGAAGCAGCCAAGCTGGGTGACTTCTTCATCACGGTGACCGGCAACAAAGCTGTAATTACCGGAGAGCACTTTGATGTCATGAAGGACGGGGCTGTACTGTGCAATGCGGGGCATTTTGATGTGGAGGTTAGTAAGCCTGAGCTTGCCAAACGTTCCGAATCCATTCGGACGGTGCGTCGCAATATTGAGGAGTACCGCTTCAAGGATGGACGTAAAATGTATTTGCTGGCAGAAGGACGCCTCGTGAATTTGGCTGCGGCGGATGGTCATCCTGCGGAAATTATGGATACCACGTTTGCACTTCAGGCGCTTGGCTTGAAATATGTGAACGATCGTTATAATGAGCTGGGCAAAGCCGTAATTAATGTACCTTATGAAATTGATGAGCAGGTAGCCCGCTTCAAGCTGGATAGCTTGGGAATCAAGATTGATTCTTTAACAGAAGACCAAAAGGTCTATCTGGATAGCTGGAATGCATAA
- a CDS encoding DUF3397 family protein — MSLIQGTIITFSILPFFPFLMVFAVCRYLLKLEKKKSLLISMDITTAFLILSVAALFNVIFASRFGFYLILLLLLLTLGLIGGAQNRIKGKVDGKRLCRAVWRLTFIAMTLAYIILTIVGIFKNIFNNM, encoded by the coding sequence TTGAGTCTCATACAAGGTACCATCATCACATTTAGTATTCTTCCCTTTTTTCCGTTTCTGATGGTGTTTGCAGTTTGCCGCTACCTGCTTAAACTGGAAAAAAAGAAGTCGTTGCTTATATCTATGGATATTACCACAGCTTTTCTGATACTATCCGTCGCGGCGCTCTTTAATGTCATTTTTGCATCAAGATTCGGTTTTTATTTGATATTACTGCTGCTACTTTTGACGCTGGGTTTAATTGGAGGAGCCCAAAATCGAATAAAGGGGAAGGTCGATGGGAAAAGATTATGTAGAGCAGTGTGGAGATTAACTTTTATAGCGATGACATTAGCGTATATTATATTAACTATTGTTGGCATTTTTAAAAATATATTCAATAACATGTGA
- a CDS encoding ABC transporter ATP-binding protein has product MVSSNNLIEVEGLKKYFNVGKNRVLKAVDNLNFYIREGETLGMVGESGCGKSTAGRTILRLYEPTAGSVRFNGTDIYKLSSGKMKAMRRDMQMIFQDPYASLNPRFTVSDIIGEALDIHNMAGSRAERKKRIEELLDLVGLNPDHATRYPHEFSGGQRQRIGIARALAVNPKFIICDEPISALDVSIQAQVVNLLKELQERLGLTYLFIAHDLSMVKHISDRVAVMYMGKMVELAESAELYANPIHPYTKMLLSAIPIPDPEVEANKKRIIMPGDQAGPIHTDDASGNKSGAYNLENAKLIEVSKGHFVAEPYA; this is encoded by the coding sequence ATGGTGAGTAGCAACAATTTAATTGAGGTTGAAGGTCTTAAAAAGTATTTTAATGTTGGCAAAAACCGTGTGCTCAAAGCGGTGGACAACCTGAATTTTTATATTCGCGAAGGCGAAACACTAGGTATGGTTGGTGAATCGGGTTGTGGTAAATCTACAGCGGGCCGTACCATTCTTCGCTTATACGAGCCTACAGCAGGTAGTGTACGCTTTAACGGTACGGATATCTACAAATTATCATCAGGTAAAATGAAAGCTATGCGTCGTGATATGCAGATGATCTTCCAAGATCCGTATGCATCCTTGAACCCGCGTTTTACGGTTTCTGATATTATCGGTGAGGCACTGGATATTCACAACATGGCAGGTAGCCGTGCAGAGCGCAAAAAACGGATTGAAGAGTTGCTGGATCTGGTAGGTTTGAACCCGGATCATGCAACCCGTTATCCGCATGAATTTTCCGGTGGTCAGCGTCAACGTATCGGTATTGCCCGTGCGCTGGCAGTTAACCCTAAATTCATCATTTGTGATGAGCCGATTTCGGCTCTTGATGTGTCTATTCAGGCTCAGGTTGTCAATCTGTTAAAAGAGCTTCAAGAGCGTCTTGGTCTGACATACCTGTTCATTGCGCATGATCTGTCAATGGTCAAGCATATCAGTGACCGGGTAGCCGTAATGTATATGGGTAAAATGGTTGAGCTTGCAGAAAGTGCAGAGTTGTATGCAAATCCGATCCATCCTTATACGAAAATGCTTCTGTCAGCGATTCCGATTCCCGATCCGGAAGTGGAAGCCAACAAAAAACGGATTATTATGCCTGGCGATCAAGCCGGCCCAATTCATACAGATGATGCATCCGGCAATAAGTCAGGAGCCTATAATCTAGAAAATGCCAAGCTGATTGAAGTGTCCAAAGGACATTTTGTAGCTGAGCCTTACGCCTGA
- a CDS encoding ABC transporter permease translates to MTRYLISKFFYMLLSLFILISATFFLMKAIPGNPFMSEKATSPEIQARLMEQYGLDKPVYVQYFKYLGDIASGDFGISMKKLNQSVTDIIGQTFSVSLKLGFVAIIVSIIVGLLLGMLAALYHRRLIDNVAMILAIMGIAVPSFVLASLIQFYFAQELGWFNVMGFDGPMDYVLPVVALSASPIAFIARLTRSSMLEVLHADYIKTAKAKGLKPVTVMFKHVVRNAILPVVTYVGPMTANIITGSVVIERIFGIGGIGKVFVESITTRDYTMIMGVTIFYGILLMVARFITDIAYGFIDPRIKLTGGKEG, encoded by the coding sequence ATGACGCGTTATTTGATCAGTAAATTTTTCTATATGCTGCTTTCTTTGTTCATTCTGATCTCTGCGACGTTTTTTCTCATGAAAGCAATTCCGGGTAACCCCTTCATGAGTGAAAAGGCGACTTCTCCTGAGATTCAAGCCCGGTTAATGGAGCAATATGGGCTGGATAAGCCTGTATATGTCCAATATTTTAAATACTTAGGTGATATTGCTTCAGGTGATTTTGGTATTTCCATGAAAAAGCTGAACCAAAGTGTAACTGACATTATTGGACAAACTTTTTCAGTATCGCTTAAATTGGGTTTTGTTGCCATAATTGTGTCGATTATTGTCGGACTCTTGCTAGGTATGCTCGCAGCTTTGTACCATCGCAGGCTTATTGACAACGTAGCGATGATTTTAGCGATTATGGGGATTGCTGTTCCCAGCTTTGTCCTGGCATCGTTGATTCAGTTCTACTTTGCTCAGGAGCTAGGCTGGTTTAATGTTATGGGCTTTGATGGCCCAATGGATTACGTCCTGCCTGTTGTCGCTTTATCCGCTTCGCCAATTGCGTTTATCGCTCGACTAACGCGTTCCAGCATGCTGGAAGTACTTCATGCGGATTATATCAAGACTGCCAAGGCTAAAGGTTTAAAGCCTGTTACGGTAATGTTCAAACACGTTGTACGTAACGCCATTTTGCCGGTTGTTACCTATGTTGGGCCCATGACGGCAAATATTATTACCGGTTCCGTCGTTATTGAACGTATTTTCGGAATTGGTGGTATTGGTAAAGTGTTCGTAGAAAGTATTACGACCCGTGACTATACCATGATTATGGGAGTTACTATTTTTTACGGTATTTTGCTGATGGTGGCACGTTTTATTACTGATATTGCATACGGTTTTATTGATCCACGGATTAAGCTGACCGGCGGGAAGGAGGGATAA
- a CDS encoding peptide ABC transporter substrate-binding protein, whose protein sequence is MKRKSFLVLLTLILAVGALLAGCGSAKNDTNGKGAQENASTTPAPADKQILRINLLSEPPTFDPAQAQDSQTNTVLKTLYEGLVRMGPDGKEIPGVAESWKISDDGKTYTFKLRDNAKWSNGDPVKASDFVFAWQRVLDPSTAPAPPYAYQLYYIKNAEGYNLSTSKSYKGTKITDFKDVGVKAVDDHTLQVELENPTPYFLGLTSFYTYYPVNPSIKGNEKWAVQKDSMITNGPYTLTTWDSGQKIEVTKSENYWGKDQIKLSKITMSLVNSGATELASYRSGQLDYAGLPNGEIPTDQIPAVKKELPNEFAAKGIASTYYYLFNVTEKPFNNVKIRKAFAMAIQRQPIVERVTLGGQIPAYGFVPPGIKGVSQEFRTENKDDYFKEDFTEAKKLLQEGMKEEGVTTLPPVTLLYNSSEGHQKIALAVADMWKKNLGVDIKTQNQEWGVFIQTRNKLNFQIARGGWSADYNDPMTFLDMWTTGNGNNNAGYANPAYDALIEAAKTETDPAKRMEDFAKAEKILVQDDMVMLPIYYYSNVSLTKPNVKDIALDFSGAIDFTRAYITQ, encoded by the coding sequence ATGAAAAGGAAAAGCTTTTTAGTCCTTTTGACACTCATTCTTGCAGTTGGCGCACTGCTCGCAGGTTGTGGCTCCGCCAAGAACGATACCAATGGTAAGGGCGCACAAGAAAATGCATCAACTACGCCGGCTCCGGCCGACAAACAAATTTTGCGCATTAACCTTCTTTCCGAACCGCCAACCTTCGATCCGGCACAAGCTCAGGATAGTCAAACTAACACGGTTCTGAAAACTTTGTATGAAGGTCTCGTACGTATGGGTCCTGATGGCAAAGAAATTCCTGGCGTAGCTGAATCTTGGAAAATTTCCGATGACGGCAAAACCTATACGTTCAAACTCCGTGATAATGCAAAATGGAGCAATGGCGACCCGGTCAAAGCAAGTGACTTCGTATTTGCTTGGCAACGGGTACTGGATCCTTCCACGGCTCCTGCACCTCCATATGCTTATCAATTGTACTATATCAAAAATGCTGAGGGTTACAACCTGAGCACTTCGAAATCCTATAAAGGCACTAAAATTACAGACTTTAAAGATGTAGGTGTCAAAGCTGTTGATGACCATACATTGCAAGTAGAGCTGGAAAATCCGACTCCTTACTTCTTGGGATTGACTTCTTTCTATACGTATTACCCTGTTAATCCTTCTATTAAAGGAAATGAAAAGTGGGCTGTTCAGAAAGATAGCATGATCACTAATGGACCTTACACATTAACAACTTGGGACAGCGGTCAAAAGATCGAAGTCACCAAGAGCGAAAACTATTGGGGTAAAGACCAAATCAAGCTGAGCAAAATTACGATGTCCTTGGTAAACAGTGGTGCAACAGAGCTGGCTTCTTACAGAAGTGGACAACTTGATTATGCAGGTTTGCCAAACGGTGAAATTCCTACCGACCAAATTCCGGCTGTGAAAAAAGAACTACCAAATGAGTTTGCGGCTAAAGGGATTGCTAGTACGTATTACTACCTGTTTAACGTAACTGAAAAACCATTTAACAATGTTAAAATCCGTAAAGCGTTTGCTATGGCTATTCAACGCCAACCGATCGTTGAAAGAGTAACATTGGGCGGTCAAATTCCTGCATACGGCTTTGTACCTCCAGGTATCAAAGGAGTATCTCAAGAATTCCGTACTGAGAATAAAGATGATTACTTCAAAGAAGACTTCACTGAAGCGAAAAAATTGCTTCAAGAAGGTATGAAGGAAGAAGGCGTAACTACACTTCCTCCAGTAACATTGTTGTATAACTCCAGTGAGGGTCACCAAAAGATTGCATTGGCAGTTGCTGATATGTGGAAGAAAAACCTTGGTGTGGACATCAAAACCCAAAACCAAGAGTGGGGCGTATTTATCCAAACACGTAACAAGCTGAATTTCCAAATCGCTCGTGGTGGATGGTCTGCTGACTATAATGATCCAATGACATTCCTGGATATGTGGACAACAGGCAATGGCAACAACAATGCAGGTTATGCTAACCCAGCATATGATGCTTTAATTGAAGCAGCTAAGACAGAAACAGATCCAGCAAAACGCATGGAAGATTTCGCAAAAGCAGAGAAAATTCTGGTTCAAGACGATATGGTAATGCTGCCAATCTACTACTATTCAAATGTTTCTTTAACGAAACCGAATGTAAAAGACATCGCGCTTGACTTTAGTGGAGCGATTGATTTCACAAGAGCGTATATTACACAGTAA
- the rsmH gene encoding 16S rRNA (cytosine(1402)-N(4))-methyltransferase RsmH: protein MFHHITVLKEEATQALNIRQDGIYVDCTLGGAGHSSVIASQLGPEGRLIAFDQDDWALNNAREKLSAYEGKISLVKSNFRHLQDRLAELGLPEKDGVPQVQGILFDLGVSSPQFDEGERGFSYNHDAPLDMRMDQSSSLTAYEIVNEWPEAEIARILFHYGEEKFSRRIAKIMVERRKNKPIHTTGELVDIIKEGIPAAARRTGGHPAKRSFQALRIAVNDELGALEDTLHQAVKCLAPGGRISVITFHSLEDRICKHIFKEYLAKSIYPSDLPILEDKMIGDLKLVNRKPIVASEQELELNPRSRSAKLRVAEKL, encoded by the coding sequence TTGTTTCACCACATTACCGTACTCAAGGAAGAAGCAACACAGGCACTAAACATCAGGCAGGACGGGATCTATGTGGACTGCACGTTGGGAGGGGCAGGACACAGTTCCGTCATTGCGTCACAGCTTGGTCCTGAGGGAAGGCTGATTGCCTTTGATCAGGATGACTGGGCATTGAACAATGCGCGCGAGAAGCTGTCGGCCTACGAAGGAAAGATTTCATTGGTGAAATCCAACTTTCGCCACTTGCAGGACAGGCTGGCCGAACTTGGATTGCCCGAAAAAGACGGCGTCCCGCAGGTCCAGGGTATTTTGTTCGATCTGGGTGTCTCCTCGCCCCAGTTCGATGAGGGGGAACGGGGATTCAGCTACAATCATGATGCGCCGCTCGATATGCGGATGGATCAGAGTAGCTCGCTGACGGCTTACGAGATTGTCAATGAATGGCCAGAAGCAGAGATTGCGCGTATTTTGTTTCACTACGGAGAAGAGAAGTTTTCACGCCGGATCGCGAAGATTATGGTTGAACGTCGAAAGAACAAGCCTATTCACACAACAGGGGAACTTGTCGATATTATCAAAGAAGGAATTCCGGCTGCGGCACGCAGAACCGGGGGACATCCGGCCAAACGCAGCTTTCAGGCTTTGCGGATCGCTGTGAACGATGAGTTGGGTGCACTGGAAGATACTTTGCATCAGGCAGTAAAATGTCTGGCTCCAGGGGGCAGAATTTCGGTCATTACGTTCCATTCTCTGGAGGATCGGATATGCAAGCATATTTTCAAGGAGTATTTGGCGAAAAGCATCTATCCATCTGATTTGCCTATTTTGGAGGACAAAATGATAGGCGATCTGAAGCTGGTGAATCGTAAGCCGATTGTGGCGTCAGAGCAGGAATTGGAGCTTAATCCACGGTCCCGGTCAGCCAAGCTGAGAGTTGCTGAAAAATTGTAA
- a CDS encoding ketopantoate reductase family protein, with amino-acid sequence MIDIIGAGSLGLLFAGRLAASGTKVRLWTRTLEQARIIACEGITVLEKEGHVAVHVTGGDTLKVAPLADWQRLNSQVPARWILIMTKQGAVGEVLKQIKSAANTKSDIGIVCLQNGIGHIERIRQAYPEAVVYPAVTTEGAKRMGVASVVHAGLGATEIGCPDELVEKQVGSFEQYVLNRLLTAGFDVCLSKEIENGIYRKLLINAVINPLTAIWRIPNGELLFDPGRIHMMRKLYEEGIQVYEANGIRWDSAWWDQIMKVCRATAENQSSMLADVLAHSMTEVASINGQLVQMAEQAGVTAPTHAVLWQLIEGMRLKEG; translated from the coding sequence GTGATTGATATTATTGGAGCAGGTTCACTCGGATTGTTGTTTGCTGGAAGGCTGGCGGCCTCAGGTACAAAAGTAAGGTTATGGACACGAACGCTTGAGCAGGCGCGGATCATTGCTTGTGAAGGGATTACAGTACTTGAAAAAGAGGGGCATGTTGCTGTTCATGTGACTGGAGGAGACACATTAAAGGTAGCGCCGTTGGCAGATTGGCAACGCTTGAATTCACAGGTTCCGGCAAGGTGGATTTTGATAATGACTAAACAGGGGGCGGTTGGGGAAGTGTTGAAGCAGATTAAATCTGCGGCTAATACAAAAAGTGATATCGGAATTGTTTGCTTACAGAACGGAATCGGACATATAGAACGAATTAGACAAGCCTATCCTGAAGCAGTGGTATACCCTGCGGTAACGACCGAAGGAGCAAAGAGAATGGGAGTAGCATCCGTCGTGCATGCCGGGCTGGGGGCTACGGAGATTGGCTGTCCGGATGAGCTGGTGGAGAAACAGGTCGGGAGTTTCGAACAATATGTGCTAAATCGGCTGCTTACAGCAGGATTTGACGTTTGCTTGTCGAAAGAAATCGAGAACGGTATATACCGCAAGTTGCTAATCAACGCTGTGATTAATCCGCTGACAGCAATATGGCGAATCCCCAATGGAGAGCTGCTTTTTGATCCGGGCCGTATACATATGATGCGCAAGCTATACGAAGAAGGCATTCAAGTGTACGAAGCCAATGGTATTCGGTGGGACAGCGCATGGTGGGATCAGATTATGAAGGTTTGCCGGGCAACGGCAGAGAATCAGTCGTCTATGCTGGCCGATGTGCTTGCACATTCCATGACAGAGGTTGCTTCCATTAACGGACAGCTAGTGCAGATGGCAGAGCAAGCAGGGGTTACTGCACCAACCCATGCGGTATTATGGCAATTAATTGAGGGCATGCGGCTAAAAGAGGGGTGA
- the bshC gene encoding bacillithiol biosynthesis cysteine-adding enzyme BshC, whose translation MRIIPEELRGGSALAEDYIQGTGRVRDLYEYDVLHADAYAQRAKRLDETEHLRLNRKEVVACLRIYNEQYNAHEAVHASLDRLEQPDALVVVGGQQSGLFTGPMLVVYKAATIIKAAREAEERLGRPVIPVFWIAGEDHDWDEVNHTYVMANDPQAVKIKLNKQPVRRSSVSAIKVDTAEWKQAMADIEHSLPDSEHKADIVHMIEHGFNDSYGLSESFAKLLGLLFGAYGLVLLDSADPSLRKLEASVFRRLVQHNDELEQTYRATAARIVDYGYHLQADVHEGGANLFYIHEEERLLLFKQDGLFTDRRGQVAFTVEELLEETDKHPERFSNNVLTRPLMQDSLFPVLASVLGLGEIAYWAITRDAFGVLGMQMPLLLPRMSFTLVEPGVEKHMLKYELSFGEVRDGLEKRKRQWIVTHDQLGIQDQFAGAKEAFVRMYEPLIQQSGSIEKGLLRIGETNRTKILEQIAFLEGKVQEALFRQNETTLRQWDRIEWSLFPFGQPQERVYTIYHFLNRYGLSLIDMIMDVPTDLTGTHRVIYV comes from the coding sequence ATGAGAATAATTCCGGAAGAGCTTCGCGGAGGGTCGGCTTTGGCAGAAGATTACATACAGGGTACAGGACGCGTACGCGATTTGTATGAATATGATGTTCTGCATGCCGATGCTTATGCCCAGCGAGCGAAGCGACTGGATGAGACGGAGCATCTGCGATTAAACCGTAAGGAAGTCGTAGCATGTCTCCGTATATACAATGAGCAATACAACGCACACGAGGCGGTTCATGCTTCATTGGATCGGCTGGAGCAGCCAGATGCTCTGGTGGTAGTTGGCGGGCAGCAAAGTGGACTGTTCACAGGTCCGATGCTGGTCGTTTATAAAGCTGCTACGATTATTAAGGCGGCCAGGGAAGCGGAGGAACGGCTGGGGCGTCCGGTTATTCCCGTTTTTTGGATTGCGGGTGAGGATCATGACTGGGATGAGGTCAATCATACATATGTAATGGCGAATGACCCGCAAGCAGTCAAAATCAAGCTGAATAAGCAGCCTGTACGTCGTTCTTCGGTTAGTGCGATTAAGGTCGATACGGCAGAGTGGAAGCAAGCCATGGCGGATATAGAGCATAGCTTGCCCGACTCAGAGCATAAGGCCGATATTGTACACATGATTGAGCATGGTTTCAATGATTCATACGGACTAAGTGAAAGCTTCGCCAAGCTACTGGGACTTCTTTTCGGCGCCTATGGATTAGTGCTGCTGGATTCTGCTGATCCTTCGTTGCGCAAGCTGGAGGCATCCGTTTTCCGTCGGTTGGTTCAGCACAATGATGAACTGGAGCAAACTTACCGAGCGACTGCTGCAAGGATTGTAGATTATGGCTATCATTTGCAAGCAGATGTGCATGAAGGCGGTGCGAATCTCTTTTATATTCATGAGGAAGAACGCTTACTGCTGTTCAAGCAAGATGGACTATTCACGGATCGCCGTGGTCAGGTAGCATTTACAGTCGAAGAACTGCTCGAAGAGACAGACAAGCACCCGGAACGTTTTAGTAACAATGTCCTAACCCGCCCTCTTATGCAGGACTCACTGTTTCCAGTGCTGGCCTCTGTGCTGGGTCTAGGAGAAATTGCCTACTGGGCGATTACGCGCGACGCTTTCGGCGTGCTGGGGATGCAGATGCCATTACTGCTGCCACGGATGTCCTTTACGTTGGTGGAACCAGGTGTAGAAAAGCATATGCTTAAGTACGAATTGAGCTTTGGAGAAGTTAGAGACGGGCTTGAGAAACGGAAAAGGCAATGGATTGTCACCCACGATCAGCTTGGAATACAGGATCAGTTTGCCGGGGCCAAGGAAGCTTTTGTCCGTATGTACGAACCACTGATACAGCAGTCAGGCTCGATTGAAAAAGGTTTGCTTCGGATTGGTGAAACCAATCGTACGAAGATTCTGGAGCAGATTGCCTTTCTGGAAGGAAAAGTTCAGGAAGCGCTGTTCCGGCAAAATGAAACAACGCTTCGTCAATGGGATCGTATTGAGTGGTCACTTTTTCCGTTCGGACAGCCGCAGGAACGGGTATATACGATTTATCATTTTCTAAACCGTTACGGCCTCAGCCTGATCGATATGATTATGGATGTGCCGACCGATCTGACGGGTACGCATCGTGTTATTTATGTATGA
- the mraZ gene encoding division/cell wall cluster transcriptional repressor MraZ, translated as MFMGEFQHSIDEKGRLTVPAKFRELLGASFVVTRGLDQCLFVYPMDEWAVMEKKLKALPLMKADARAFTRFFFSGATECELDKQGRVNLPGNLCEYAKLTKECVVLGVSTRVEIWSKHTWEQYFSQSEEAFNDIAEKLVDFNFEL; from the coding sequence ATGTTTATGGGGGAGTTCCAACATAGCATTGATGAGAAGGGTCGGCTTACTGTTCCGGCCAAGTTTCGTGAACTTCTCGGTGCCTCGTTCGTGGTTACCCGCGGGCTGGACCAATGCCTCTTCGTGTATCCCATGGATGAGTGGGCTGTCATGGAGAAAAAACTTAAAGCACTGCCTTTGATGAAGGCCGATGCGCGGGCGTTTACCCGTTTTTTTTTCTCGGGTGCGACTGAATGCGAATTGGACAAACAGGGCAGGGTAAATTTACCGGGAAATTTGTGCGAATACGCCAAGCTTACCAAAGAGTGCGTCGTATTGGGAGTGTCCACCCGGGTAGAGATTTGGAGCAAGCACACTTGGGAGCAATATTTCAGCCAATCAGAAGAAGCATTTAACGACATTGCTGAGAAATTGGTTGATTTCAACTTTGAATTGTAA
- a CDS encoding ABC transporter permease, giving the protein MSVKDNAVNLEKLQVKPEDFQKIGADEKQSEVIQRESLSAWRDAWERLRKNKLAMTSLSVLFLIVLASIIGPEISNYDDRTNDLLSTNLPPSAEHWFGTDDLGRDMFVRTWMGARISLIIGLAAATIDLLIGVIYGGIMGYFGGRVDEIMNKFSEILYSIPYLLVTILLLVVLEPSITTIIIALCVTGWINMSWIVRGEMLQLKNREFVLASRSMGAGAGRLLFRHLLPNAVGPIIVTLTLTVPSAIFSEAFLSFLGLGVQAPQASLGSMIESALTGWMYYPWRMLFPAGLISLIMLAFNLFGDGLRDALDPKLKK; this is encoded by the coding sequence ATGTCTGTGAAAGACAATGCTGTGAATTTGGAGAAACTTCAGGTAAAACCGGAAGACTTCCAGAAAATCGGAGCGGATGAAAAGCAGTCTGAAGTTATTCAGCGCGAAAGCTTGTCCGCTTGGCGTGATGCTTGGGAGCGACTTCGTAAAAATAAGCTGGCTATGACGAGCTTGAGTGTTTTATTTCTCATCGTACTTGCTTCTATTATTGGTCCGGAAATTTCGAATTATGATGACCGCACGAATGATTTGTTGAGCACCAATCTTCCGCCTTCCGCGGAACACTGGTTCGGAACAGATGATTTGGGCCGTGATATGTTTGTACGTACATGGATGGGTGCCCGAATTTCCTTGATTATCGGTTTGGCTGCAGCAACGATTGACTTGCTGATTGGTGTTATTTATGGTGGAATTATGGGTTACTTTGGTGGCCGTGTAGATGAAATCATGAATAAATTTTCTGAAATTCTGTATTCCATTCCTTATCTGCTTGTTACGATCCTGTTGCTGGTTGTACTGGAGCCGAGTATCACGACGATTATTATTGCGCTCTGTGTGACCGGGTGGATTAACATGTCGTGGATTGTGCGCGGTGAAATGCTACAGCTGAAAAATCGGGAATTTGTGCTTGCTTCCCGTTCGATGGGCGCTGGTGCAGGGCGTCTGCTGTTCCGTCACCTGCTGCCTAACGCTGTGGGCCCGATTATCGTCACATTGACTTTGACGGTTCCAAGTGCTATTTTTTCCGAGGCTTTTCTGAGCTTCCTTGGATTAGGGGTACAGGCTCCTCAGGCATCACTTGGTTCAATGATTGAGTCGGCCCTGACAGGATGGATGTACTATCCTTGGCGCATGCTTTTCCCGGCAGGTTTGATCAGTTTGATTATGCTTGCGTTCAACCTTTTTGGTGATGGATTGCGTGATGCGCTTGATCCGAAGCTGAAGAAATAG